One Panicum virgatum strain AP13 chromosome 9K, P.virgatum_v5, whole genome shotgun sequence genomic region harbors:
- the LOC120649584 gene encoding protein DETOXIFICATION 12-like isoform X2: MGSSPEAPLLPPQRGGEEAGRCRWWRGGASWAAATAEAGRLAALGAPMIAVALLQLMMQLISTVMVGHLGEVPLAGAAIANSLTNVSGFSVLMGLACGLETICGQAYGAEQYHKLALFTYRSIVVLLVASVPIAIIWLFIPDVLPLIGQDAQIASEAGRYALWLIPGLFAYSVAQCLSKFLQSQSLIFPMVLSSLTTLTLFIPLCWFMVYKVGMGNAGAAFAVSICDWVEVTVLGLYIKFSPSCDKTRAAPTWETFRGIGSFMRLAVPSTLMICLEWWSYELLVLVSGNLPNPALETSVLSICISTVVLVYNLPYGIGNAASVRVSNELGAGNPDGARLVVVVSLSIIICTAVLVSVTLLSLRHFIGIAFSNEEEVVNYVTRMVPLLSISVLIDNLQGVLSGISRGCGWQHLGAYVNLGAFYLIGIPVALVLGFAFHLGGAGFWIGMIAGGATQVTLLSVITAMTNWGKMAEKARDRVFEESLPTQAD, encoded by the exons ATGGGGTCGTCTCcggaggcgccgctgctgcccccgcagcggggcggggaggaggcggggcgCTGCCgctggtggcgcggcggcgcctcttgggccgcggcgacggcggaggccggccggctggcGGCGCTGGGCGCGCCCATGATCGCGGTCGCGCTGCTGCAGCTCATGATGCAGCTCATCTCCACCGTCATGGTGGGCCACCTCGGGGAggtgccgctcgccggcgccgccatcgccaACTCGCTCACCAACGTCTCAGGATTCAGCGTCCTC ATGGGACTCGCATGCGGATTGGAAACTATTTGTGGACAGGCCTACGGAGCGGAGCAGTATCACAAGCTAGCTTTATTTACCTACAGGTCCATAGTTGTGCTCCTTGTTGCGAGTGTGCCCATCGCCATTATATGGCTTTTCATCCCGGATGTACTTCCTCTCATAGGCCAGGATGCGCAGATAGCAAGTGAGGCCGGGAGGTATGCCTTGTGGCTTATCCCTGGTTTATTCGCCTACAGTGTGGCTCAATGCCTTTCAAAGTTCCTCCAGTCTCAGAGCCTGATTTTCCCCATGGTTTTGAGCTCCTTGACAACGCTCACTCTCTTTATTCCTTTGTGCTGGTTCATGGTTTACAAAGTTGGGATGGGTAATGCTGGAGCTGCTTTTGCAGTAAGCATCTGTGATTGGGTTGAAGTCACGGTTCTTGGTCTCTATATTAAGTTCTCACCTTCTTGTGACAAAACCCGTGCTGCACCCACGTGGGAAACTTTTCGAGGAATTGGCAGTTTCATGCGGTTGGCTGTACCTTCGACTCTTATGATTTG TCTTGAATGGTGGTCGTATGAGCTGCTTGTTCTGGTTTCTGGGAACTTGCCAAATCCAGCACTTGAAACTTCTGTGCTCTCAATATG CATATCTACAGTAGTGTTGGTGTACAATCTCCCATATGGCATTGGAAATGCTGCGAG CGTGCGTGTGTCAAATGAGCTAGGTGCAGGGAACCCAGATGGCGCCCGCTTAGTAGTAGTTGTCTCCTTATCCATTATAATTTGCACTGCGGTTCTGGTGAGCGTAACTCTTCTATCGTTGCGCCATTTCATCGGAATTGCTTTCAGCAATGAGGAAGAGGTTGTAAATTATGTCACCAGAATGGTACCGTTGCTTTCAATTTCAGTTCTTATTGACAACCTCCAAGGAGTCCTTTCAG GTATTTCTAGAGGCTGTGGATGGCAGCATTTAGGTGCCTATGTTAACCTGGGCGCGTTCTATCTTATTGGCATTCCTGTGGCGCTTGTTCTCGGTTTTGCATTCCATCTAGGAGGAGCTGGGTTCTGGATTGGCATGATAGCTGGTGGAGCTACACAGGTCACTCTCCTATCAGTCATCACTGCAATGACAAATTGGGGGAAGATG GCTGAAAAGGCTAGGGATAGAGTGTTTGAGGAAAGTCTTCCTACACAGGCGGATTGA